One Lentibacillus cibarius DNA window includes the following coding sequences:
- a CDS encoding nucleoside deaminase — MDQFMDRAVELAEENVREGRIPFGAVLVKDGKAVSEAAAGEQKTYDVTGHAEILAIRKAQDQLQTNDFSGYIMYTSGEPCSMCLTAIYAAGIDNVYYYNSIEEMTSVGMDEWEKIYKEMNKSDADRSILMEQVSLQTDRKNPMQLWYERQ; from the coding sequence ATGGATCAATTCATGGATAGAGCAGTCGAACTGGCGGAGGAAAATGTTCGCGAAGGTCGCATCCCGTTTGGCGCAGTGCTTGTTAAAGACGGGAAAGCTGTCTCAGAAGCAGCAGCGGGAGAACAAAAAACATATGATGTAACGGGTCATGCGGAGATTTTGGCGATTCGGAAGGCACAGGACCAATTGCAGACGAATGATTTTTCCGGGTACATTATGTATACAAGCGGCGAACCTTGTTCCATGTGTCTGACAGCCATATATGCAGCGGGGATTGATAATGTTTATTATTATAACTCCATTGAAGAAATGACCAGCGTAGGAATGGATGAATGGGAAAAAATCTATAAAGAAATGAATAAATCCGACGCTGACCGATCCATTTTGATGGAGCAAGTGTCATTACAAACTGATCGGAAAAATCCAATGCAGCTTTGGTATGAGCGGCAATAA